One genomic region from Salvia hispanica cultivar TCC Black 2014 chromosome 2, UniMelb_Shisp_WGS_1.0, whole genome shotgun sequence encodes:
- the LOC125206272 gene encoding uncharacterized protein LOC125206272, translating to MGGRGCGRRHPSSIAAQDADVGLCTTLGSTWPRTILVVGNQQTHKCFWLKVTEVYNARRPKKTIARNVKMLRSHWDRCDRDVKKFCAIYRGEEVNYQSGASGADILRAALRVFKDDVGKDFKLVDVWSQVHHLERWAGGVESGSKRTKRTARGHYSSSDGGEGNTSREGTPTDDAGGLLPVHDVGRKGTRR from the coding sequence ATGGGAGGCAGAGGCTGTGGGAGACGGCACCCGTCATCCATAGCAGCCCAAGACGCAGATGTTGGGCTCTGTACGACGCTTGGATCAACGTGGCCTCGTACGATCCTCGtcgtcgggaatcaacaaacccaCAAGTGTTTTTGGCTAAAAGTCACCGAAGTTTACAACGCACGAAGGCCGAAGAAGACCATTGCCCGcaacgtgaagatgctccgcaGTCATTGGGACCGATGCGACAGagatgtcaaaaaattttgcGCGATATACAGGGGAGAAGAGGTGAATTATCAGAGCGGAGCCAGTGGAGCCGACATTCTGAGAGCGGCGTTGCGGGTCTTCAAAGACGACGTCGGCAAAGATTTCAAGCTTGTCGATGTTTGGTCGCAAGTCCACCACCTTGAAAGGTGGGCTGGCGGTGTCGAGTCGGGCTCAAAACGCACGAAGCGCACGGCGCGTGGCcactactcgtctagtgatggCGGTGAAGGCAACACCTCACGTGAGGGCACGCCAACCGATGATGCAGGGGGTCTTCTTCCGGTACACGACGTCGGCCGCAAGGGAACAAGGCGGTGA
- the LOC125205991 gene encoding protein BPS1, chloroplastic-like, with protein sequence MSRPQEPHKPFLPFGNPFRRMSPKGSYLSPKLLALLDTFEETLQGRINNLRPVGRDDVLRLSWMRIAMDTLCEIHTDVKTLITALELPVCDWDDKWIDVYLDDSVKLLDICIAFSSEISQLKQGHLFLHCVLRNFGGAPTKQFERARSSLEGWKQHVAKKNPRFDNCFCAMDVLAEKLDLPKIKNSAKGNVLMRAMYGVKVVSLLVCSIFAAAFSGSTKKLMDIQVLESFSWAAAFSELQAFVNTEIRSLHSSGRTTILKELEAVDTDVKKLYPIVQEEANLVEAQVLVSSTSDLGKSAEKLSQGLDLLAKDVDRFFQIVLTGRDTLLGNLRIGGNASDGVRRVNFKGGPLVC encoded by the coding sequence ATGAGCCGCCCACAAGAACCACACAAGCCTTTCCTCCCCTTTGGAAATCCTTTTCGTAGGATGTCACCGAAGGGCTCATACCTATCCCCTAAACTTCTTGCTTTGTTGGATACATTTGAGGAGACATTGCAGGGTAGGATTAACAATCTTAGGCCAGTAGGTAGGGATGATGTCTTGCGCTTATCCTGGATGAGGATTGCGATGGACACACTGTGTGAAATTCATACTGACGTGAAAACTTTAATTACGGCTCTTGAACTCCCTGTTTGTGATTGGGATGACAAATGGATAGATGTGTATCTAGATGATAGTGTGAAGTTGCTTGATATCTGCATTGCTTTCAGCTCCGAGATATCTCAGCTGAAACAGGGCCACCTCTTTCTTCATTGTGTTTTGCGTAACTTTGGTGGTGCCCCCACAAAACAGTTTGAGCGGGCCCGATCTTCCCTAGAAGGATGGAAGCAACATGTTGCCAAAAAGAATCCTAGATTTGATAATTGCTTCTGTGCCATGGATGTACTGGCTGAGAAACTGGACCTACCAAAAATCAAGAACTCTGCCAAGGGGAATGTCTTGATGCGAGCAATGTATGGAGTCAAGGTGGTTAGTCTCTTGGTATGTAGCATATTTGCTGCTGCATTCTCTGGTTCCACAAAGAAGTTGATGGACATACAGGTTCTCGAATCTTTCTCATGGGCAGCAGCATTTTCCGAGCTCCAGGCTTTTGTAAATACTGAAATAAGAAGCCTACACTCGAGTGGGAGGACCACGATACTGAAGGAGCTAGAAGCTGTTGATACAGATGTGAAGAAGTTATATCCAATTGTGCAAGAAGAGGCGAACTTGGTTGAAGCTCAAGTTTTGGTAAGCTCGACATCAGATTTAGGAAAATCGGCAGAAAAACTCTCACAAGGACTTGATCTACTCGCAAAGGACGTAGACAGGTTCTTCCAGATAGTCCTAACTGGACGCGATACTTTACTCGGTAACCTTAGAATCGGTGGTAATGCATCTGACGGAGTGCGACGAGTTAACTTCAAAGGAGGTCCATTGGTCTGCTGA